One window of Enterobacter sp. RHBSTW-00175 genomic DNA carries:
- a CDS encoding YgdI/YgdR family lipoprotein: MQNKLLITSVFAAAALFTVAGCSSNQALKTTDGKTIVTDGKPQVDEDTGMVSYKNAETGKTEQINRDQVKSMDELDN, translated from the coding sequence ATGCAAAATAAATTACTTATCACTTCTGTCTTTGCTGCCGCAGCGCTGTTCACCGTCGCGGGCTGTTCCTCTAATCAGGCATTAAAAACCACCGATGGCAAAACCATCGTCACTGACGGGAAACCGCAGGTCGATGAAGATACCGGTATGGTGTCTTACAAAAATGCTGAAACCGGTAAAACGGAGCAGATTAATCGTGACCAGGTGAAGTCGATGGATGAGCTGGATAACTGA
- a CDS encoding YhcH/YjgK/YiaL family protein, with the protein MIIDTLAAAAKNALYPPVIRTALQAVIAQDPRSLPAGKYTVDGDNIFFTVVEGETRPLAEQRPEYHHQYIDIHIVLTGEEIIGAGNKGLTITSDGPFSTAHDIGFCEHISSESLIHLHPFELAILFPGELHRPMSALDAGAPLRKIVVKINNDLL; encoded by the coding sequence ATGATTATCGATACCTTAGCCGCAGCGGCTAAAAATGCACTCTATCCGCCGGTTATCCGTACCGCGTTACAGGCAGTTATCGCTCAGGATCCGCGCAGCCTGCCTGCGGGTAAATATACCGTTGATGGCGATAATATCTTTTTTACCGTCGTCGAAGGCGAAACGCGCCCGCTGGCCGAACAGCGCCCGGAGTACCATCATCAGTACATTGATATTCATATCGTTCTGACAGGGGAAGAGATTATTGGCGCAGGTAATAAGGGACTGACCATCACATCCGATGGCCCGTTTAGTACGGCTCACGACATTGGTTTTTGCGAACACATCAGCAGTGAATCGCTGATCCATCTCCATCCTTTTGAGCTGGCTATCCTGTTCCCGGGCGAGTTACACCGTCCGATGAGTGCCCTTGATGCTGGCGCACCGCTGCGCAAGATTGTTGTCAAAATCAATAACGACCTGCTCTAA
- a CDS encoding gluconokinase codes for MTGQCIILMGVSGTGKTTVGHAIAQQMGAKFIDGDDLHPRQNIVKMAASQPLDDNDRQPWLERISDVIFSLEQKNESGVLVCSALKKRYRDQLRKGSNKVRFLWLTGDYGCILARMQQRKGHFMPEALLRSQFAALEAPDSSETDIVAIDIAPTVEQIVANALTLLEQAHSREVLA; via the coding sequence ATGACAGGGCAATGTATCATCCTGATGGGGGTGTCAGGCACCGGGAAAACAACGGTCGGACACGCTATCGCGCAGCAGATGGGGGCAAAATTCATCGATGGCGATGACCTTCACCCACGGCAGAATATTGTCAAAATGGCGGCCAGTCAGCCGCTTGATGATAACGATCGTCAGCCGTGGCTGGAGCGTATTTCTGACGTTATTTTTAGCCTTGAGCAGAAGAATGAATCCGGCGTGCTGGTCTGTTCCGCGCTCAAAAAGCGCTATCGCGACCAACTGCGTAAAGGAAGCAACAAAGTTCGCTTTCTCTGGCTGACGGGCGATTACGGCTGCATTCTGGCCCGCATGCAGCAACGCAAAGGGCATTTTATGCCAGAAGCATTACTGCGCAGCCAGTTTGCCGCGCTGGAAGCCCCCGACAGCAGCGAAACCGATATTGTCGCCATTGATATCGCCCCGACGGTGGAACAGATCGTGGCGAACGCCTTAACGTTACTCGAACAAGCGCACTCCAGGGAGGTGCTGGCATGA
- the idnO gene encoding gluconate 5-dehydrogenase, protein MKDLFSLQGKRILITGAGQGIGFVMAQGLAQYGAEIIINDISETRANDAVMKLRDEGATAYPAVFNVTDADCVENAISQIEKEIGAIDVLFNNAGIQRRHPFTEFPVQEWNDVISVNQTAVFLVSQAVAKRMITRQQGKIVNICSMQSELGRDTITPYAAAKGAVKMLTRGMCVELARHNIQVNGIAPGYFKTAMTQTLVDDKAFTDWLCKRTPAARWGNPQELVGAAVFLSSSASNFVNGHLLFVDGGMLVAV, encoded by the coding sequence ATGAAAGATCTTTTCAGCTTACAAGGTAAACGCATTTTAATTACAGGCGCAGGTCAGGGAATTGGCTTTGTGATGGCTCAGGGCCTGGCGCAATATGGCGCAGAAATTATCATTAATGATATTTCTGAAACCCGGGCGAACGATGCGGTCATGAAATTACGCGATGAAGGCGCGACGGCATATCCTGCCGTATTTAATGTCACGGATGCGGACTGCGTAGAAAATGCCATTAGCCAGATTGAAAAAGAAATAGGTGCCATCGACGTATTATTTAATAACGCCGGTATTCAGCGCCGCCATCCTTTTACTGAATTCCCGGTTCAGGAATGGAATGACGTTATTTCCGTGAATCAGACGGCGGTATTTTTAGTGTCGCAGGCCGTTGCTAAACGGATGATCACCCGCCAGCAGGGCAAAATCGTCAACATCTGCTCCATGCAAAGTGAGCTGGGTCGCGACACCATCACCCCTTACGCCGCTGCTAAAGGGGCGGTCAAAATGCTGACGCGCGGTATGTGCGTTGAGCTGGCGCGCCATAACATTCAGGTTAACGGTATCGCGCCAGGCTACTTCAAAACGGCGATGACGCAGACGCTGGTCGATGATAAAGCTTTTACCGACTGGCTGTGCAAACGCACTCCGGCGGCGCGCTGGGGCAATCCGCAGGAGCTGGTTGGCGCAGCGGTGTTTCTCTCTTCCAGTGCCTCTAACTTCGTCAACGGCCATCTGTTGTTCGTAGATGGCGGCATGTTGGTAGCAGTGTGA
- a CDS encoding LacI family DNA-binding transcriptional regulator — MKAQRITLNDIAELAGVTKMTVSRYLRTPDKVKPETAERIASVIAEIGYEPDPDNPAMSSTVVPRIGVLIPSFHNQIFADLLAGIESVTAAHGYQTLVVNYDYDRQREEEQIAAVLAFNVKGLLLTESVHTLRAEKYLNAAKIPVAEVMGLSENPGRINVGFDNFKAGLDMTNMLLASGKRHIVYFGSMSDVRDEQRYAGYCEAMEAAGLRVGRIAPNKVSSVSIGTGMMTLARQMYADMDGILCTNDDLAVGVLQECLASGIRVPQTLAIAGFHGLEIGQVVSPRLASVLTPRAEMGKVATEILIKKIKGLPTIEKVDLHYRLSMGETI, encoded by the coding sequence ATGAAGGCACAACGTATTACGCTTAATGATATCGCTGAGCTGGCTGGCGTAACGAAGATGACCGTCAGCCGCTATTTACGCACGCCAGATAAAGTGAAACCCGAAACCGCCGAGCGTATTGCCAGCGTGATTGCCGAAATTGGTTACGAGCCAGATCCGGATAATCCTGCCATGAGCAGTACCGTGGTGCCGCGCATTGGCGTACTCATTCCTTCTTTCCATAATCAAATATTTGCCGATCTGTTAGCCGGTATTGAGTCGGTTACGGCGGCGCACGGCTATCAGACGCTGGTGGTGAACTACGACTACGACCGCCAGCGTGAAGAAGAGCAGATCGCGGCAGTGCTGGCGTTTAATGTCAAAGGCCTGTTATTGACCGAGTCAGTGCATACCCTGCGGGCAGAAAAGTACCTCAACGCCGCGAAAATCCCCGTTGCGGAAGTGATGGGTCTGTCGGAAAACCCCGGGCGCATCAACGTGGGTTTTGACAATTTCAAAGCGGGCCTGGATATGACCAACATGCTGCTGGCAAGCGGAAAGCGGCACATCGTCTATTTTGGATCGATGTCGGACGTTCGTGATGAACAGCGTTACGCGGGGTATTGCGAGGCGATGGAAGCGGCAGGCCTGAGGGTAGGGCGCATTGCGCCCAACAAGGTTTCGTCTGTCTCTATCGGGACGGGCATGATGACGCTGGCGCGCCAGATGTACGCCGATATGGACGGTATTCTGTGTACCAACGACGACCTCGCCGTTGGCGTGTTACAGGAGTGCCTGGCATCGGGTATTCGCGTCCCGCAGACGCTGGCAATCGCCGGTTTTCACGGGCTGGAGATAGGCCAGGTTGTCTCCCCGCGTCTGGCAAGCGTGCTGACGCCGCGCGCTGAAATGGGCAAAGTCGCCACTGAAATCCTGATCAAGAAAATCAAAGGGCTACCGACTATCGAGAAGGTCGATCTGCACTACCGCCTGTCGATGGGCGAAACCATCTAA
- a CDS encoding 2-hydroxyacid dehydrogenase, translating to MNTLSRAVLLVAPVIDSLQALLAAEFPLFRLYEQDDPIAFLREQGENIAAVVTRGDVGVQNSVLELLPHVGLVAIFGVGTDAVDLDYVRSRQIAVSITSGVLTNDVADLAMGLLLSGARRLCQGDRFVREGRWLNGGLPLATQVSGKRIGLLGMGNIGQAIARRAAGFDMQVLYHDRKPVEGLGYQWCADLHTLAHQSDFLVIAASGGEANRGIIDAPVLNVMPTHAWLINIARGSLVDEQALIKALQNGVIAGAALDVFEDEPHVPAELIALENVVLQPHIASATHETRQKMSDVVFANVTAYFAGTKLPNAIN from the coding sequence ATGAATACTCTTTCTCGCGCCGTCCTTCTGGTGGCTCCCGTTATTGATAGCCTGCAAGCCCTGCTTGCCGCTGAGTTCCCGCTGTTTCGCCTGTATGAACAAGATGATCCCATCGCGTTTCTGCGTGAACAGGGGGAGAACATTGCCGCCGTGGTTACGCGGGGCGACGTGGGGGTGCAAAACAGCGTTCTGGAGCTGCTGCCGCACGTGGGGCTGGTGGCTATCTTTGGCGTGGGGACCGATGCGGTGGATCTGGACTATGTGCGCTCCCGCCAGATTGCCGTCTCGATAACGTCTGGCGTGTTAACTAATGATGTCGCCGATCTGGCAATGGGGCTGTTGCTCAGTGGCGCACGCCGGCTGTGCCAGGGCGATCGTTTTGTCCGGGAAGGGCGCTGGCTTAACGGTGGCCTGCCGCTGGCAACCCAGGTGAGTGGCAAGCGGATTGGCCTGCTGGGGATGGGGAATATCGGCCAGGCCATTGCCCGCCGTGCCGCGGGTTTTGATATGCAGGTGCTGTACCACGACCGTAAACCTGTCGAGGGGCTTGGGTATCAGTGGTGCGCGGACCTGCATACCCTGGCGCATCAGAGCGACTTCCTGGTGATTGCCGCATCCGGTGGCGAGGCTAACCGGGGGATCATCGATGCCCCGGTACTGAATGTGATGCCGACACACGCATGGTTGATCAACATCGCTCGTGGCTCGCTGGTGGATGAGCAGGCGCTGATTAAGGCGTTACAAAACGGTGTTATCGCCGGGGCTGCTCTGGATGTTTTTGAAGATGAGCCGCATGTCCCGGCTGAACTGATCGCACTAGAGAATGTAGTTTTGCAACCGCATATCGCCAGTGCCACTCATGAAACCCGCCAAAAAATGAGTGACGTGGTATTTGCCAACGTGACGGCTTATTTTGCGGGTACAAAATTACCTAACGCGATTAATTAA
- a CDS encoding MFS transporter yields the protein MNDNIPSTRWLRIITPVLIACIISFMDRVNISFALPGGMEADLGITSQMAGVASGIFFIGYLFLQIPGGRIAVNGSGKRFIAWSLVAWAIVSVATGFVTHEYQLLVLRFILGVSEGGMLPVVLTMVSNWFPEKELGRANAFVMMFAPLGGMLTAPVSGAIIAALDWRWLFIIEGLLSLVVLAVWWFMISDRPEEARWLPQAEREYLVKTLAAERAAKLAEAPVSKAPVKDVFRNPGLMKLVILNFFYQTGDYGYTLWLPTILKGLTGGNMASVGFLAVLPFVATLAGIYVISLFSDRSGKRRLWVRFSLYCFAAALIASVVLREHVVAAYIALVICGFFLKAATSPFWSMPGRIAAPEVAGSARGVINGLGNLGGFCGPYLVGVMMYLYGQNVAVCALAGSLLIAGTMTFLLPKKCDLATQVADEAVSKEPRSA from the coding sequence ATGAACGATAACATTCCCAGCACCCGTTGGTTGCGTATTATTACGCCGGTATTAATTGCCTGCATTATTTCGTTTATGGATCGGGTTAATATTAGTTTCGCCCTGCCCGGAGGAATGGAAGCTGATTTAGGTATTACCAGCCAGATGGCGGGTGTTGCCAGCGGTATATTTTTTATTGGTTATCTATTCCTGCAAATACCGGGGGGACGGATTGCCGTAAATGGCAGCGGTAAGCGCTTTATTGCCTGGTCGCTGGTGGCATGGGCGATAGTGTCGGTCGCAACGGGTTTTGTCACCCATGAATATCAGCTGCTGGTACTGCGCTTTATTTTGGGTGTGTCTGAAGGTGGGATGCTGCCTGTAGTGCTGACGATGGTCAGTAACTGGTTCCCTGAGAAAGAGCTCGGGCGCGCCAATGCGTTTGTGATGATGTTTGCGCCACTGGGCGGGATGCTGACCGCCCCCGTTTCGGGCGCCATCATTGCCGCACTCGACTGGCGCTGGCTGTTTATCATCGAAGGCCTGCTGTCGCTGGTAGTACTGGCAGTGTGGTGGTTTATGATTAGCGATCGCCCGGAAGAAGCACGCTGGTTACCGCAGGCTGAACGGGAGTATCTGGTGAAAACCCTCGCGGCGGAACGGGCGGCAAAACTGGCCGAAGCACCTGTGAGCAAGGCACCAGTGAAGGATGTCTTCCGTAACCCGGGTCTGATGAAGCTGGTTATTCTTAACTTCTTCTACCAGACCGGTGATTACGGTTATACCCTCTGGCTACCGACCATCCTTAAAGGGCTGACGGGTGGCAACATGGCGAGTGTGGGGTTCCTTGCGGTTCTGCCGTTCGTGGCAACGCTTGCCGGGATTTATGTTATTTCACTTTTCAGCGACCGCAGCGGAAAACGCCGCCTGTGGGTACGCTTCTCACTGTACTGTTTCGCTGCTGCGCTGATTGCGTCTGTGGTGCTGCGTGAGCATGTGGTAGCCGCCTATATCGCGCTGGTTATCTGCGGGTTCTTCCTGAAAGCGGCGACCAGCCCGTTCTGGTCCATGCCGGGGCGGATTGCCGCACCTGAAGTGGCCGGTAGCGCCCGTGGGGTCATCAACGGCCTGGGGAATCTCGGGGGATTCTGTGGTCCGTATCTGGTTGGGGTGATGATGTATCTATATGGTCAAAATGTTGCCGTGTGCGCGCTGGCAGGATCGCTGTTGATAGCCGGAACCATGACCTTCCTGCTGCCGAAAAAATGCGACCTTGCCACACAGGTGGCGGACGAAGCCGTCAGCAAAGAGCCGCGCAGTGCCTGA
- the kefF gene encoding glutathione-regulated potassium-efflux system oxidoreductase KefF translates to MILIIYAHPYPQHSHANKRMLEQAGTLDGVEIRSLYQLYPDFNIDIAAEQAALSRADLIIWQHPMQWYSTPPLLKLWIDKVFSHGWAYGHNGKALKGKSLMWAVTTGGGESHFDIGSFPGFDVLAQPLQATALYCGLNWVPPFAMHCTFVCDDETLQAQARHYKQRLIEWQETHNG, encoded by the coding sequence ATGATTCTGATAATTTATGCGCATCCTTATCCGCAGCACTCTCATGCGAATAAACGGATGCTTGAACAGGCAGGGACGCTCGACGGAGTGGAAATCCGCTCTCTTTATCAACTCTACCCCGACTTTAATATCGACATCGCCGCCGAACAGGCGGCGCTCTCTCGTGCTGACCTGATTATCTGGCAGCATCCGATGCAGTGGTACAGCACCCCTCCGCTACTTAAACTGTGGATCGACAAGGTCTTTTCTCACGGCTGGGCCTATGGTCACAACGGCAAGGCACTGAAGGGTAAAAGCCTGATGTGGGCCGTGACCACCGGCGGCGGTGAAAGCCACTTTGATATCGGCTCCTTCCCGGGATTTGACGTTCTGGCCCAGCCTTTACAGGCAACCGCGCTCTATTGCGGGCTCAACTGGGTGCCTCCTTTTGCGATGCACTGCACCTTTGTGTGTGACGATGAGACGTTACAGGCGCAGGCGCGTCACTATAAACAACGCTTAATTGAGTGGCAGGAGACGCACAATGGATAG
- the kefC gene encoding glutathione-regulated potassium-efflux system protein KefC: MDSHTLIQALIYLGAAALIVPVAVRLGLGSVLGYLIAGCVIGPWGLRLVTDAEAILHFAEIGVVLMLFVIGLELDPQRLWKLRASVFGGGALQMVACGVLLGGFCILLGMDWKVAELIGMTLALSSTAIAMQAMNERNLTVSQMGRSAFSVLLFQDIAAIPLVAMIPLLAASGSSTTLGAFALSALKVVGALALVILLGRYVTRPLLRFVARSGLREVFSAVALFLVFGFGLLLEEAGLSMAMGAFLAGVLLASSEYRHALESDIEPFKGLLLGLFFIGVGMSIDFGTLATHPLRIILLLVGFLVIKMGMLWLIARPLKVPNKQRRWFAVLLGQGSEFAFVVFGAAQMANVLDPEWAKALTLAVALSMAATPVLLVVLTRLEKSGSEQEREADEIDEEQPRVIIAGFGRFGQITGRLLLSSGVKMVILDHDPDHVDTLRKFDMKVFYGDATRVDLLESAGAAKAEVLINAIDDPQASMEMVELVKEHFPNLTIISRARDVDHYIQLRQAGVEAPERETFEGALKSGRMALESLGLGAYEARERADLFRRFNTDMVEEMVAMAGSTASERAAVFKRTSAMLTEIINEDRNHLSLVQRHGWQGTEEGKHTGNPEDEPESKPSA, from the coding sequence ATGGATAGTCATACGCTTATACAGGCGCTGATTTACCTTGGCGCGGCAGCACTGATTGTGCCGGTAGCGGTGCGTCTGGGGCTGGGTTCTGTGCTTGGCTATCTGATTGCCGGGTGTGTCATCGGGCCGTGGGGCCTGCGTCTGGTCACGGATGCCGAGGCGATTCTCCATTTCGCTGAGATTGGCGTTGTGCTGATGCTGTTTGTGATTGGCCTTGAGCTTGATCCCCAGCGGCTATGGAAGCTTCGCGCCTCGGTCTTTGGCGGCGGTGCGTTACAAATGGTGGCCTGCGGTGTGCTGCTGGGCGGCTTCTGCATTTTGCTGGGCATGGACTGGAAAGTAGCCGAGCTTATCGGCATGACGCTGGCGCTTTCTTCTACTGCCATTGCCATGCAGGCGATGAACGAACGTAACCTGACCGTCTCTCAGATGGGCCGCAGTGCGTTCTCGGTGCTGTTGTTCCAGGATATTGCCGCCATTCCGTTGGTTGCGATGATCCCGCTACTGGCGGCAAGCGGGTCTTCAACGACGCTCGGCGCCTTTGCGCTGTCGGCGTTAAAAGTGGTGGGTGCGCTGGCGCTGGTTATTTTGTTAGGACGTTATGTTACGCGTCCATTACTGCGGTTTGTCGCCCGTTCAGGCCTGCGTGAAGTCTTCAGTGCCGTGGCGTTGTTCCTGGTATTTGGCTTCGGTTTACTGCTGGAAGAGGCCGGACTCTCGATGGCGATGGGGGCATTCCTGGCGGGCGTACTGCTGGCAAGCTCTGAATACCGTCATGCACTGGAAAGCGATATCGAGCCGTTTAAAGGACTGTTACTGGGGCTCTTTTTCATCGGCGTGGGGATGTCTATCGACTTTGGCACGCTGGCCACGCACCCGCTGCGGATAATCCTTCTGCTGGTGGGCTTCCTGGTTATCAAAATGGGGATGCTGTGGCTGATTGCCCGCCCGCTGAAGGTGCCGAATAAACAGCGTCGCTGGTTTGCGGTGCTGCTGGGGCAGGGAAGTGAATTCGCCTTTGTGGTCTTTGGCGCCGCGCAAATGGCAAATGTGCTCGACCCGGAGTGGGCGAAAGCGTTAACCCTTGCGGTGGCACTGTCGATGGCGGCGACGCCGGTTCTGCTGGTCGTGCTGACGCGTCTGGAAAAATCAGGCAGTGAGCAAGAGCGCGAAGCCGATGAAATAGATGAAGAACAACCGCGCGTTATCATCGCCGGATTCGGGCGTTTCGGGCAGATAACCGGTCGTTTGTTGCTTTCCAGTGGGGTGAAAATGGTGATCCTCGACCACGATCCTGACCACGTGGATACTCTGCGTAAATTCGACATGAAAGTCTTCTACGGCGATGCGACCCGTGTCGATCTGCTGGAGTCCGCAGGTGCGGCAAAGGCCGAAGTGCTGATTAACGCCATTGACGATCCGCAGGCCAGCATGGAGATGGTCGAGCTGGTGAAAGAACATTTCCCGAATCTGACGATCATCTCGCGTGCACGCGATGTGGATCATTACATCCAGCTGCGCCAGGCAGGGGTTGAAGCGCCGGAACGTGAAACATTCGAAGGGGCACTTAAATCTGGCCGAATGGCGCTGGAAAGCCTGGGACTGGGGGCGTATGAGGCCCGCGAGCGTGCAGACCTGTTCCGTCGTTTCAACACCGACATGGTGGAAGAGATGGTGGCAATGGCGGGCAGCACGGCATCCGAGCGGGCGGCGGTCTTTAAACGCACCAGTGCGATGCTGACGGAAATCATTAATGAAGACCGTAATCATCTGTCGCTGGTGCAGCGTCATGGCTGGCAAGGTACGGAAGAGGGTAAACATACCGGTAACCCGGAAGACGAACCTGAGAGTAAACCTTCAGCGTGA
- the folA gene encoding type 3 dihydrofolate reductase translates to MISLIAALAVDRVIGMENAMPWNLPADLAWFKRTTLNKPVVMGRLTWESIGRPLSGRKNIVISSQPGTDDRVEWVKSLDEAIAACGNAEEIMVIGGGRVYEQFLPKAQKLYLTHIDAEVEGDTHFPDYDPDEWESVFSEFHDADAQNSHSYCFEILERR, encoded by the coding sequence ATGATCAGTCTGATTGCAGCGCTGGCGGTAGACCGCGTTATCGGTATGGAAAACGCCATGCCGTGGAACCTGCCTGCCGATCTCGCATGGTTTAAGCGTACTACGTTAAACAAGCCGGTAGTGATGGGCCGCCTGACCTGGGAGTCGATTGGTCGTCCATTATCTGGCCGTAAGAATATCGTTATCAGTAGCCAGCCGGGCACTGATGATCGTGTTGAATGGGTGAAATCCTTAGACGAGGCCATTGCAGCCTGCGGTAACGCCGAAGAGATCATGGTTATCGGTGGCGGTCGTGTGTACGAACAGTTCCTGCCAAAAGCGCAGAAGCTGTATCTGACGCATATTGATGCGGAAGTGGAAGGGGATACGCATTTCCCGGATTACGATCCTGACGAGTGGGAATCCGTGTTCAGCGAATTCCACGACGCTGATGCGCAGAACTCACACAGCTACTGCTTCGAAATTCTGGAACGTCGTTAA
- the apaH gene encoding bis(5'-nucleosyl)-tetraphosphatase (symmetrical) ApaH, with translation MSTYLIGDVHGCYDELIALLKQVDFTPGQDTLWLTGDLVARGPGSLDVLRFVKSLGDNVRMVLGNHDLHLLAVYAGISRNKPKDRITPLLEAPDADDLINWLRRQPLLQIDEEKKLLMAHAGITPQWDLETAKACARDVEAVLASDSYPFFLDAMYGDMPNHWSEDLSGLARLRFITNAFTRMRFCFPNGQLDMYSKETPESAPAPLKPWFAIPGPVTNEYSVVFGHWASLEGKGTPEGVYGLDTGCCWGGVLTCLRWEDKAYFVQPSNRQRDLGEDEAVAS, from the coding sequence ATGTCTACATATCTGATTGGCGACGTTCATGGTTGCTACGATGAACTGATCGCATTGTTAAAACAGGTCGACTTTACGCCTGGTCAGGACACACTCTGGCTAACGGGTGACCTGGTGGCACGCGGTCCTGGTTCACTTGACGTTCTGCGCTTTGTAAAATCTCTGGGCGACAATGTACGGATGGTGCTGGGCAACCATGACCTGCATCTTCTGGCGGTATATGCCGGGATCAGCCGTAATAAGCCGAAAGACAGGATTACCCCTCTGCTCGAGGCACCAGACGCCGATGACCTGATCAACTGGCTTCGTCGTCAGCCGCTGCTGCAAATCGATGAAGAGAAAAAACTGCTCATGGCGCACGCCGGGATAACCCCGCAATGGGATCTCGAAACGGCTAAAGCCTGTGCGCGCGACGTTGAAGCAGTGCTGGCAAGCGACTCGTATCCGTTCTTCCTTGATGCCATGTACGGCGATATGCCGAACCACTGGAGTGAAGATCTCAGCGGGCTGGCGCGTTTGCGTTTTATTACTAATGCCTTCACGCGTATGCGCTTCTGCTTCCCGAACGGGCAGCTGGATATGTACTCCAAAGAGACACCGGAGAGTGCGCCTGCGCCGCTCAAACCCTGGTTTGCCATTCCTGGGCCGGTAACCAACGAGTACAGCGTGGTGTTCGGGCATTGGGCTTCACTTGAGGGTAAAGGCACGCCTGAAGGCGTCTACGGTCTGGATACGGGATGTTGCTGGGGCGGGGTGTTGACCTGTTTACGCTGGGAAGATAAAGCTTACTTTGTGCAGCCATCTAACCGACAGCGTGACTTAGGGGAAGATGAGGCCGTCGCCTCCTGA
- the apaG gene encoding Co2+/Mg2+ efflux protein ApaG: MIDSPRVCVHVQSVYIESQSTPDEERFVFAYTVTIRNLGRMPVQLLGRYWLITNGNGRKIEVQGEGVVGEQPHIDPGEEYQYTSGAVIETPLGTMEGYYEMVDAEGNAFRIAIPVFRLAVTTLIH; encoded by the coding sequence ATGATTGATTCGCCCCGCGTCTGTGTTCATGTACAAAGCGTCTATATCGAGTCCCAGTCCACACCGGATGAAGAGCGTTTTGTCTTTGCCTACACGGTAACCATTCGCAATCTGGGGCGGATGCCTGTGCAACTGCTTGGGCGCTACTGGCTTATCACTAACGGCAATGGCCGCAAAATCGAAGTCCAGGGCGAAGGTGTGGTGGGTGAACAACCGCACATCGATCCTGGCGAAGAGTATCAGTACACCAGTGGTGCGGTTATTGAAACACCGCTGGGTACCATGGAAGGCTATTACGAAATGGTCGACGCCGAGGGTAATGCCTTCCGCATTGCTATTCCTGTGTTCCGTCTTGCCGTTACAACACTCATTCACTAA
- the rsmA gene encoding 16S rRNA (adenine(1518)-N(6)/adenine(1519)-N(6))-dimethyltransferase RsmA, translating into MTNRVHQGHLARKRFGQNFLNDQFVIESIVSAINPQKGQAMVEIGPGLAALTEPVGERLDELTVIELDRDLAARLQTHPFLGPKLTIYQQDAMTMNFGELSEKMGQPLRVFGNLPYNISTPLMFHLFSYTDAIADMHFMLQKEVVNRLVAGPNSKAYGRLSVMAQYFCNVIPVLEVPPSAFTPPPKVDSAVVRLVPHKVKPYPVKELRVLSRITTEAFNQRRKTIRNSLSNSFSVEVLAELGIDPAMRAENISVEQYCKLANYISENAPPKES; encoded by the coding sequence ATGACTAATCGAGTCCATCAGGGCCACTTAGCCCGTAAACGCTTCGGGCAAAACTTTCTCAACGATCAGTTTGTGATCGAAAGTATCGTTTCTGCCATTAATCCGCAGAAAGGCCAGGCTATGGTCGAAATCGGCCCGGGCCTTGCCGCACTGACCGAACCAGTAGGCGAGCGTCTTGACGAACTGACCGTTATCGAACTTGACCGCGACCTGGCGGCACGTCTGCAAACGCACCCGTTCCTGGGGCCAAAGCTGACCATTTATCAGCAAGATGCCATGACCATGAACTTTGGCGAGCTGTCAGAAAAAATGGGGCAGCCGCTGCGCGTGTTTGGTAACCTGCCTTACAACATCTCTACGCCGTTGATGTTCCACCTGTTTAGCTATACTGATGCCATTGCCGACATGCACTTCATGTTGCAAAAAGAGGTTGTGAATCGTCTGGTTGCGGGGCCGAACAGTAAAGCGTATGGTCGTTTAAGCGTAATGGCACAATATTTCTGCAACGTGATCCCGGTGCTCGAAGTACCGCCATCCGCCTTTACGCCACCGCCGAAAGTGGATTCAGCAGTTGTACGCCTTGTCCCGCATAAAGTGAAACCGTATCCGGTCAAAGAGTTGCGCGTGCTGAGCCGTATTACCACTGAAGCTTTTAACCAGCGCCGTAAAACGATCCGTAACAGCCTGAGCAACTCGTTTAGCGTTGAGGTGTTAGCTGAGCTAGGGATCGACCCGGCAATGCGTGCGGAGAACATCTCCGTAGAGCAGTATTGCAAGCTGGCTAATTACATCAGCGAAAATGCCCCGCCGAAGGAGAGTTAA